In Setaria viridis chromosome 5, Setaria_viridis_v4.0, whole genome shotgun sequence, the genomic stretch AGAATAATAAAAACCAAAATTACATCCAGAGTGAACTTGAAAATAAGCATTTAATTTGGCCCTATAAGTTTATTGCTACATCCTACAGTTGTAGtatacaaaaattattattGAAAAACGAAATAGCATAAACAAAAATTACATCCAGCGTGAGCTAGTAATCCTTAACATCAACTGGTTTACAGTAGTGATCAACAAAAGAGTCTAGCTTGAAAATAAGCACTCAATTTAGCCCAATAATTTTATTGCTACATCCTACAATTGCAGTATACAAAAAACTATTATTGAAAGACGAAATAGCATGTTAAGAACAGCCTAACTGCTTAAAAGGAACTAAAACCCCATCAAGTGTCAAGACCTGAAGTTGCATCACCGAATTAAAGGAGCAAGCTCAGAACTAGGAATGAAGTATTAGAGCACCAAGATACTTGAGACTTAGCAGCAGCATAACAAATTACACATAAGTGCACATACATTGAATGAACAAGACGATCTGTCATGCAATCTGGAAAAGGGGAGTTTTGCACATAACTTAAAGCACTTCAAGGATTAAGTAACTCTGTAGCTGGAATCTGCCCATGTCCTGTGCTTTAAAATGTAAGTAATCCTCAGAAGGATAATGTATAGAAGCACATCTTAGAAaggaaataatttttttaactcACGTACAATAGATTGAGCACATTTGGTGCCATCAAATTCTTCAATTGCAGGAGCCTCGCACAATGGCAAGTTCTGTGTGGTATTTTTTGTTACAAAAGAAATTGTACAATCAACAAATGATGTAAGCTACTGTATCTGTTAGTGAGTACATACTCGAACCTGGAGACAGACAAAGTCTAGACACCCTTTCTCTTTACAAGGCATATACTGGGTTCAGTTCAGTATCTGAGAGCTCAGTATTGTCATACCAGGAGCTTGAGCCACTTCTTCTTGACATCTTCTCCTTTTTTCTAATCTTCCGTATACGTTTTGATTTCACCACATAGTATGTCATTGTACCAAGTACACCAGCCATTGTGACACCACCTATCAGAGATACCAGTATTGCTGCCCACTGGAAGTGGCGGCCTAGCACAATATAGCAGGAGGCAATGAAAGAAATCGTAGTGCAAACTGAGGCTATCCACATAAGCTTGTTGATCACCTCAACAACCCTTCGTTCAGACGTGGTTTCTCCCCTGACAACTGTTATTTGAACTACGACTACCGCCAATGATGTAAATAGAGCTACAGCATTGAAGATGAAGAAAATCTTAAAGGAGGTAGCCTGAACAACAACTGCAAGTCCATTGTCGGCATTTCCACCAGGTACTGTGAATATAGCTGCAAAAGCAACTGTTGCAAACAGCACAGCAACAACAGTTACAGAGTTGGTAGCATTGTTGATGCCTTCTCTGTGCAACTTCCTGAGTTCTTTAGCAATGCCATGAACATTTTTGTTGGTTTTTCTCGTTTGCTCCAGTTGTGTGTGGACATCTTTCTTTATCTCTGTCACTGTCTTCCGCAGCTCATCTCGAGGCTGATTCAGCTCCCTAGATCTGAGTGCACCATGCTGAGATAAAATATCCTTAATTTCGCAAGACTCTTCACATACCGGCAACCCTTCAGCTATATCATATGCAGTCTTGTGGTCTCTGGTCAGTGCATTGACATGGGTATCTGGTAGCCGCAAAAGAACACTAACTATCTGTAGAAGAtaagaaacagaaaaaacatTAAATACAACAGAGcttaaataataataataattaagTTAGGCACAAGTAAAAAAATCTAATTAGGAAGTGGGTAATTGTTTATCCTATATCAAACAGTCTTGTAGCATAGTGGTTGCAACGCTCTAGTAGCATCTCCAAAGCCTGGGGTCACGGTCTTTTCCCCACTGGTCgagttattttttttatgtatgTTAAGGTAAAATAAGGTTCTTTTGAAATATTTCCACAATATGATTAACAAACTAGTGAGACTCTACTCTAGAGCACAAATTAGCACAAGATGTTACTTAGTGCAGACTAGAAAGTATTTGCACATTTCGTGCTAGACAATCTGATCGAATTTTGTTCTGATGTATTTCTTTGTTTGATAAATCCACCTGAAAGTAAAGCACTGACGTTTTAGGTCACTTTTGAAAGAAGGGATAAAGAAAGGTCATTGCCTCATCGGGAATTGGACTTGATATAATTCAAATTTCAATGCCAATTTTCCCAATAGAGAAGTAAACCCTAAGTCCATAATTTAAAGCAGATCATTTAGCAGTGAGGTATAAGGAGCATGTAAGTTATTTTGTTCTCTAGATATGCACTAAACTTTATACCTGGCCTAATCTGAGTCGTTATTTTATTCATGGAATTTCTTTAAGACTGGAAGAAGAATGTCGATGCATGTGGAATGATGCATATACGTGTCTTAACATGAAAGGAGAGAGCAATGATCACCGAGAGGGATTATGAGCAGCTATCAACAAATACATGCACATTGCAGATGTAACATCAATTTAAAAAGTTTGTAATACCTCTGCTCGCTTTTTTCTTGTTGCGACATGCAAAGCCGTGTTCCCATTTTTATCTGGCAGCATTACAATTGCTGGATCAGCATCCACTAAGGCTCTAAGAACATCACAGCTTGTTCCCTTTACGGCCATATGAAGAGCAGTTTGACCTTTCTTGTCATTTCTTCTTGCTAGCTGAGGATCTTTCTCAAGTAATGCTTTGACAATTCCAACATGTCCCTGTCGAGCAGCGAAATGTAAGGCATTTTTTCCATTGTCTCTGGCCATTTCCACCAATCCAAAGTCATCTTGTTCCAACAACAGTTCAACAACTTCGATATGGCCCCTCATAGCTGCTGATATAAGCGGGGTAGTATTTCCAGGACCAAATGTCTTGGCAAGCATCCTGTCATGAAGTAACATTTCCTGCACAACAGCTGATAAGAAAGTACTCCTAGGCGTTAGGATATTTTGCTCCCTGTTAAATGTTAATATAACAAAAAGGAACAGCTGAAATAAAGATACTTTTTAGAGTAAGTCAATGCATATGGATTGTATAATCCCAAATTTCCCTTGATATAAGCGAATAGGTTATGTTAGCTTCACAAGTACCATGTGCAAAATTAGTATGAACGGATTTGTCAAACTATCCATAATCTACTGAACACATCAAAGGGCCACACTTTGATTTGGCTATGTCCCCATGCAGCTAAGAACATTTCCTACCATACCAAAAGTCCCAATTCCAGATCGCTCACACATAAAATTTAACACGCCAAACTGTTCTATAGTAATCTGCCCTCAAAAGTGCATCCCATTTTGCACAGTGATTCTATCTGAATTCTAGAGTATAAGGGTCTTTGAAGAGAAACAGTTTGTACATCTCCCACAAGTGCACACACAATGGGAGACTGAGCTCATAGATTAACAAGGGGCCTAGTTTCTGAGAGCTATTAATTGCAGATGATGGATAAATGAACAAATAATCATAGCAGAATTCTGTACAAACAGAGAGAACTATACAACTGTTATGGATCTCTATTTTGCATCATAGTCTGTTGCCTAGTAagttaataaaaaatatatattctcaCCAGTACTGTGTGTTATGTGCATATCCCTACTATGAAAGTTACCAAATCGGCACACGCACTATGCAACTACTCTTATTTGGTTCAAACTGAGATGAGGATTGGGTGCTAAAGTGACACTACCCACAAGTCCACAACCAGACAAGCAACAGGGAGCTCGATGCTCCAAATTGCACTAAACAGATAAGAGATACGCGAATTATAACAGAGAACTCAACAGCAACTCACCACGACGCCCTTCCCTCGCCGCGACGTGCAGCGCGTCGTAACCCGACCTATTCTTTGCCGCCAGCCCCTCGGCGTCCAGGTGCCGGAgcagctccaccaccacctcgagGTGCCCCCTCTccgccgcggcgacgagcggcgtcTCCCCGGCCTCGTTCGGCTCCgcggccaccgcgcgccgcgccgcctcgaGCTCCTCCGGCCCCTCCTCcgtcgccacggccgccgcggcctcgcgcAGCGCCCGCCGCAGTGCCGCGGCgtccccgccccgcgccgccacgtGGAGGTCGGTGTCGTTGTGCCGCCCCGTCACCTGCCGCACGTACCGCCCCCGCTTCCCGCTCCCCGAAACagacatcaccttcgcggggcGAGCACCAGACGCGCCACCATCCTctgcacccaaaaaaaaaaaaacaatcagcGCCATGCCACGCCAGAAGCTAAGCATCGAACATTTGATCGACCACCACTCCGTCGCCCGCCGGGCTTACCCTCGTGGATCTCGAGCGACATCGCGAGAGGCGGAATTGGGGGGGCCCGTGGCGTGAAAGGGTTTCCAAGGTAGGGTTTGGGCGAGGCCGCGCTTTAAGAGGAGTGAGCGACCGCGACCCacgcagcgggcggcggcggcgtcaaggAGGAAGGCGAGAGGAAGGGGGCGtgggggaggagaaggacgaGACGGTAACGTCTCCTTGGCGCTTGTGGAGCTTTTGCCGGGGAGGATTTGGTGGGGTTCGGACGCGCGGGAGCAGATGGGAAACTGGGGGACCCCTGGGGCCCGCCGGTCAGCGAGCCCGGGAGCGGAGCGGCACGTGGTGGGGGAGTGCGAAGGCACGAAGCAGCGTGGCTTCAGCGAGTGCGAGTGCGAGTGCGCTTTCGCTTGGAACGTCGACGTCACGAGAGTCCAAGAGGATGAGTCCAAGACGAAGAGAGTGAGACTGCCGACGTGGAGGAGACTAGAGTTTGTCACGTCCCCCGTCACACTCATACCCGGGAGTTATGGGCTCGAGGCACGTTCCGTTTTGTTTTATACGATGGCGACCACCATGCCGTCCTTATAACAATAGTTAATCGTAATCGGCGATAGTTTAGCGTGCGTCAGAGTCTCCGAGACGCTGATCGATGGATGGTTGTACTTGTACCCGGGTGGCCAGTCTGTGACTGTCCACCGAGACGTAAGATGTTGACTGGCAGGTCCTGGGTACAGATCTGATCATTGATATAGTACTGTAGATCATAAAAAAGTACAAACCTCAGAAAAAGCTTGCACGCTCGAAAAAAAATAACGGGGTAGTTTTAAGAAAGTACTATTAATTACCTTCAGGTGGAATAAAATGGCTTATTGGGCCGGCCCGGAACGCCTGCGCCACTCAAGCGGAACGGCCCAAGCAATTAAGTCGAACAGCAGCAACCGTACGTTTCACCCTGCTGCGCGCCATCAACAAATACCGCACCCCTGTTCGTCCCTTGTCCATCTTCCATCGCCATGGCGCCTCCTCCCTCCGACGGACAGCTCCGGAGCGAGCCGACCATGGAGGACGCGAGGTCCCTTCTCCCGTACACCACCGTGGACTCCTCGCTGCGCGCCCTGGCCGGGCAGGCCGAGGGCTTCGGCCGGCACGCCATCGGCGGCCTCCACGGCGACGTCTACCATGTCACGACCCTCGAAGGTAGTAATGCCCCTCGCTTATCCATCCTGACCTACAGACAAGTTGCCGCACCACACTGCCAAAACGAATTTTCCTCAGATGACGGGCCGGGCTCGCTCCGGGAGGGGTGCCGGAGGCACGAGCCGCTGTGGATCGTCTTCGACGTGTCCGGCACTATCCACCTCTCCTCGGGCGTGCGGGTGTCCTCCTACAAGACCCTggacgggcgcgggcggcgcgtgaGGCTTTCCGGCGCGGGCCTGGAGCTCCGGCGGTGCGAGCACGTGATCGTGTGCGCGCTGGAGGTCGAGGGCGGGCGCGGGCACGACGCCGACGCGGTGCAGATCAAGCCCCGGTCCCGGCACGTGTGGGTCGACCGCTGCAGCCTGCGCGACTTCGCGGACGGCCTCGTGGACGTCACCGGCGGCAGCACGGACGTGACCGTCTCGCGCTGCCACCTCGCGTCGCACGACAAGGCCGTGCTCGTCGGGGCCAGCAGCGCCCACGTCGAGGACCGCCGCATCCGGGTCACCATCCACCACTGCTTCTTCGACGGCACCCGGCAGAGGCACCCGCGCGTCAGGTTCGGCAGGGTGCACCTCTACAACAACTACACCAGGGGATGGGGCATCTACGCTGTCTGCGCCAGCGTCGAGGCACAGGTTAACACTGAGCATTTTGCTTGTTCATAGACCATAGCTGTACCTTTATTCCTCTCATTAACCGTGTACCATCTCGAGCTGCATGCCACAGATTATCTCCCAGTGCAACATTTACGAGGCacaaaggaagaaggaagtCTTCAGGTACATGGAAGAACAGGTAATTCTATTCCTTCAGTACCCCCCCTTGAGTGGTTATTTTACCTTGAAGGAACTGAACAACCTTTGAATTGGTTATGGATGCAGGCAACAGACAGAGATCAAAGCTCAAGCGGGCACATCCGGTCCGAAGGCGACCTGTTCCTGAATGGCGCGCAGCAGTGCGCTGCCGATGCTTCAGATGCTCCAGGAGATGAGCTGGGGGACTTCAAGGTCCAGGACTTTTACCAATCGTGTTCGGTTCAGCCCACGTCGATGGCGCTCAAGATGCTCCTGCAGTGCTGCACCGGCTGGCAGCCGGTTCCGCTTCCGGCAGATGTTTCTTCTTCCACACAAGATGATGTTGACCCTGCTGATCCTGCAGCCTGAGATATGAACCATGCAATACTCTACTTCAATAAAAGTCATTATATTAATAGCATATCCACAGCACCATACTACTCACTGTAATACCACATCTGAATCTTGTGTGCATTGCATTTCTTTTTCCACCAAATCAGTGGATCGAGTTTTCTTCCCATTGGAAGTTTGGAACAAGATCAGCACGAAGGAAACCGAGAATAATAGTGCTACCTGATTTCGACCAATTGTGTCAGACCGTTCACAGAGATTCTGTATGCAAGTGGTTTTTCAAGCTGCCGAGGGTTTGGTTTGGCAAGTTGCAGTTTTAAACACAAAACAGTTGTTTCATCGGCACACTGCTATACAAAACCCCGTCACTTTCCATTGGCTTGATTCGGAATGAATAATCTGCTAAAGGGATTTAGAGTTAAGAACCCTCAGGTTCCTTAATCCTAAAGATTCATTATATTGTGCTAGTTACTGATTTCTTTGTTCAAGGAGCGGTATATATATTCTATGTACTGGCGCCCTTCATGCTAAGTTCACTAGCCATAAAGACATTTCGAGGACAGCCAATTAGTCATGGTACGTTCAGGAACATCCTACCTTGATGATTTCATATTAGTTTACCTCTTATGATCCAAGTTGAACTGTCGACCCTGATTTGTCATTTCTGCAGGATCAGCACAGTGATGATATTAAGTATGAAGAAGTCGGTTCGTTTTATTCAGTGCACTGACCATGGTCGCCTTATCATTTGATCACTTTCTCTGAGACCTTCACTTTCTGCAGGAATTTATCGTAAACTGCCGGGGCAACAAGCTGTTCACTTGCAGATGGACACCGCTGAATTTTCAGCCCAAAGCTTTGATCTTCATCTGCCATGGTACCACTATCCTCAACTCGTCTCTGTATAACCAGTTCCCAGCACAAAATCAGACACACTACTGCAGTTCTTGATTTCTCTTCTGCAGGAGTTGCAGCAGAGTGCAGCATATCAATGAGAGGTATCACTAGTGTCCTCTAGTTCTGTTGACTTGGATGGAGTTTTTGAACAGCAGATGTGGATGAAATATATTAGGAAGTAACAAGCTGCACAAAAACATTCAGATGCCGCAGCTCGGTTGGTGCGGGCTGGATACGGTGTTTATGGGATAGATCATGAAGGCCATGGCAGATCATCAGGACGGAGGTGCTACATACCAAACTTCAGTGGCATCGTCACAGACTGCTCCAACTATTTCATGAGTATTTGTGGTACGAATTGAATGGCATTGTTTCATTGACTGGACACCCAAACTAAAAATACGCATTCTGAACCATGACAGCACCTGATTTCAGAGAAGCCGGAGAACAGGGGGGAAGAAGAGGTTCCTTTACGGCATCTCTATGGGCGGAAGTGTGGCTCTTCTCCTCCAAAGGAAGTCTCCAGACTACTGGGATGGCGCCATCTTGCTTGCTCCTATGTGCAAGGTCTGGGCATAGCACGATGAAATGCTTGCTTTCAGCTTCCCTCTCAAGCCTACCTGCGGTACTGGACTCGTTCTGCACCATCCGAGTGCTTTTATTTAAGCAGTTAATCCGACAGTTCCTGTTTTCTGATCATATGATGTCAGGTCTCTGATGACATGAAGCCTCACCCAATAGTTGTCAGCGCTCTTACGATGATTTGTGCTGTTGCGCCTAGTTGGAGGATCATACCCACACCTGACATCATTGACAAAGTCTGCAAAGATCCAGAGATGAGAAAAGAGGTTAAGATACAGATTATATATTTAGACAAAGTAGAAAGTGAGGATAACATGTACTGAACCAGCAATTACAAAAATACAATTGACCTCATATTTAgtactagtttttttttgttttcttttctatcTATGTACAGGTCAGTTCCAATCCATATATATACAGAGGAAAGCTCCCCCTGACGACTTGTCATGAACTTCTGATGGTCAGCCTAGACATTGAGAAGAACTTGAATCAGGCAATTCCCTTTCGCTCTCTTCCTTGTTCGGAAACTACTGTTTGAAAATCGAAAGCATGCTAAACACTTTCAGTTATTCAGGTGACAATGCCATTCCTGGTCCTGCACGGTGGAGACGACATCGTGACTGATCCTTCCGTCAGCCAGCTGTTGCTCGAGAAAGCATCAAGCAGGGACAAAAACTTCAAGCTCTACCCTGGGATGTGGCATGCACTGACAGCTGAATTCCCTGATGACGTTGAGCGCGTGTACTCTGACATTATCACTTGGCTAGAGGAAAGGGCGACTTGTACAGCCAATGGTTCAGAAATGTGTAGCACATCAAGTGTCTAAAAGATGCTAAATATGTCGTGACAGATATGTCGTGTGGGGTTCACTTGCCACTTTGTACCAAATAATGCAACGTTTAAGGATGGTGTGCAGTTCAGTATTTTTATCTCTCTATCAATTCAACTAGCAAATAGGATCTCATAACAGAAATCGAATTAATCATCCAAGGAAAATCAGTTCACATCTTTGGGACATTTCCTGTTAAGGGTTCTGTACGCATTAACTTTGACCTTCCTGATGGATAGCGATCAACCGAACCAAAATCCTTGACTTGTAATGGGATTCTACACTATCACATCCACAATAACCAAACTCCTCTTGCTAGGAAGCATAAAAACTAAACAAAATTGAGGAAATTTGTTCTGTTTGCAGGTGAAGAGCCACCAGAAATCAGCATTCAGCAGATCCATCCACAAGGGAAGTCTGGGCTACAGAACAAGTACCTGAAGCTGAAGGGAGGGCCGCGTTACGGAGGCGAGGAAGAAATCACTAGCTGTCGGTGATCTCCTCCTCGACAGGGATTTAAATGAAAGATATTGGaccgcgactattaatcgcgatccatttTAGGGAGGTTATtgtaaatattcggatcgcgattattaaacGCGATCCAAATGAGGGGTTAATTTGTAAAAAggcgctcgccggccgccgatACCCGACGTGGATGGGGAGCCCGCCGGAGTTTCGCCGGCCAGCTCTACACCATTCTTATTCGCCGACAGACCGCTGCTCCGATTCCTCCGAATTTGTAGTCGCCAAGAGGAGAAGAAGCTGGCGCCGACTAATCCGATTCCGCCATGGGTGTCGTCACCGGCGCAGCGCTCAAGCGAAGCGGAGGAGATCGAAGAATTAGAAAGAAGCGCCGATCGAATCAACCATGAGCAGGTCTTCTGCAGCATCATATCTGTCGTCCCCACCAAGGACAGCGCCCGCGCACAGATCCTCTCCACCCcgtggcggcgggaggctcGTGGCACAAGCATAGCACAACTGCATAAGTGAGGCCGGCCGTCGTCTCCCGCATCCCCTCTGGCGAGCGCGAGGGCGTCACCGTCACCCACTGTTTTCTCGTACTTCGCACTCTCCGTACCTGCGACTCCCGACCTTTGCATCATTTTGGACGGCTGTCTCCAGTACCCCCGCGCCGTCGACAACCTCCAGAGCTTGTCTTCTACTGCCCTGCCCTTGGGCTCTGGCTTCCCCAAGGCCGCTGATGCCGCCTTCCACAAAAGCGGCTTCCTGTTCATCCACCGAATTGTCAGATTCGCAAGCTGCCGATTCCCAGACGAAGCTGCCCGTTAGATCCACTTCCCCAGCCTCCATCACCTCACACTTGGATTGGTCACCATCTCGGAGGAATCCGTGCACGACATGCTCGGCTGTTGCCCTGCTCTGAACAGCTTGATGGCACGCGCTGACGGCTGAACTGCCTGACCATGTCAAAAGTCTAAGAGATGCTTGCCAGTATCCGAAATACTTGTTTGAATCACATCTGAAATCACCTTTTCCAATTCACACATGACGATGTTGAAGATCACAAACATGCGACACCTGTTCCTGTCTACCATTTCCCAGTGCACATGTCAAATCTATCTTCTCCTACCTGGGAAGCTCCCTCCATCGCTCTCACCCATCTGAGTTTGATTGGTTCCTATAAGACGTTCGCCAGACGATTTTTCTGCAAAGGAGGCATGAGGAGAAAATTACACTTTTCCTTAGTGCTGAAGACTGATTTTTCTCTGACATCTGAAGACCAGTCCTCGTCGCAATGTGCTGTTAACGAATTGTCTTCAGGCAGGTGCAGTATATATATGATGCAGCACCTCTTGTGACTTGTGCTCACTAATCGGTTGGATATAGTCATACAGCGTTCAGAAAAATTCTAATGGTATATTCCGAAACAATCTGCCCTGTTTCTTCAGGTTTGTTTGTCTCGTGTGACTCTTAGTAATTGGTTTTCTGATTTTCTGCAGGCTCAGTACAGAGATAATATCAAGTATGAAGAGGTTGGTTATGCTGCTTGTTGGCCAGATACTTTCTTTTGATTATATTGCTGTACTTGCTAACACGACGCATTGCTGCCTGATTTTTGAACAGGACTTCGTTGTGAATTCACGAGGAAACAGGCTCTTCACCTGCAGATGGACGCCAAAGGCATTGGAGCCCAGAGCTCTGATCTTTATCTGCCATGGTACCAACTACCAACGTCTTCTCCTTGAAATTCTTCACTCTGTCTATCGGTTACGCCTTGataaaatgactaaaaaaaagCAAATCTTCTTGTCTTGGATCAAATTTGCTAGGATATGGAGCTGAGTGCAGCATATCGATGGGAGGTACGACCCCTCAGTATCATAATTTCTTCTGTTCATCAGTGAAAACCATGAGCTACTGGCATGATACTCCCAAACTTACTTAAAATACAGATACCGCTGCTCGATTAGTACACTCCGGATTTGCTGTTTACGGAATCGACCATGAGGGCCACGGTAAATCTTCAGGATCGAAAGGCTACATATCGAACTTCAGCAATGTCGTCAAGGACTGTTCTGACCATTTCAAGAGTGTCTGCGGTGAGGACGAAGCTGTAAATCCCAGTTGTTATAACAGTATCGGATCTCCGTTGTTGCTTGTTGGTTAACTTGCATAGGcactttgcattttttttcagagAAGCAGGAGAACAGGTCAAAGAAGAGGTTCCTCTACGGCTTCTCCATGGGAGGAACCGTGGTGCTTCAGCTCCACA encodes the following:
- the LOC117857407 gene encoding ankyrin repeat-containing protein NPR4; this translates as MSLEIHEEDGGASGARPAKVMSVSGSGKRGRYVRQVTGRHNDTDLHVAARGGDAAALRRALREAAAAVATEEGPEELEAARRAVAAEPNEAGETPLVAAAERGHLEVVVELLRHLDAEGLAAKNRSGYDALHVAAREGRRAVVQEMLLHDRMLAKTFGPGNTTPLISAAMRGHIEVVELLLEQDDFGLVEMARDNGKNALHFAARQGHVGIVKALLEKDPQLARRNDKKGQTALHMAVKGTSCDVLRALVDADPAIVMLPDKNGNTALHVATRKKRAEIVSVLLRLPDTHVNALTRDHKTAYDIAEGLPVCEESCEIKDILSQHGALRSRELNQPRDELRKTVTEIKKDVHTQLEQTRKTNKNVHGIAKELRKLHREGINNATNSVTVVAVLFATVAFAAIFTVPGGNADNGLAVVVQATSFKIFFIFNAVALFTSLAVVVVQITVVRGETTSERRVVEVINKLMWIASVCTTISFIASCYIVLGRHFQWAAILVSLIGGVTMAGVLGTMTYYVVKSKRIRKIRKKEKMSRRSGSSSWYDNTELSDTELNPVYAL
- the LOC117855707 gene encoding putative pectate lyase 21 isoform X2, producing the protein MAPPPSDGQLRSEPTMEDARSLLPYTTVDSSLRALAGQAEGFGRHAIGGLHGDVYHVTTLEDDGPGSLREGCRRHEPLWIVFDVSGTIHLSSGVRVSSYKTLDGRGRRVRLSGAGLELRRCEHVIVCALEVEGGRGHDADAVQIKPRSRHVWVDRCSLRDFADGLVDVTGGSTDVTVSRCHLASHDKAVLVGASSAHVEDRRIRVTIHHCFFDGTRQRHPRVRFGRVHLYNNYTRGWGIYAVCASVEAQIISQCNIYEAQRKKEVFRYMEEQATDRDQSSSGHIRSEGDLFLNGAQQCAADASDAPGDELGDFKVQDFYQSCSVQPTSMALKMLLQCCTGWQPVPLPADVSSSTQDDVDPADPAA
- the LOC117855707 gene encoding putative pectate lyase 21 isoform X1, whose protein sequence is MAPPPSDGQLRSEPTMEDARSLLPYTTVDSSLRALAGQAEGFGRHAIGGLHGDVYHVTTLEGSNAPRLSILTYRQVAAPHCQNEFSSDDGPGSLREGCRRHEPLWIVFDVSGTIHLSSGVRVSSYKTLDGRGRRVRLSGAGLELRRCEHVIVCALEVEGGRGHDADAVQIKPRSRHVWVDRCSLRDFADGLVDVTGGSTDVTVSRCHLASHDKAVLVGASSAHVEDRRIRVTIHHCFFDGTRQRHPRVRFGRVHLYNNYTRGWGIYAVCASVEAQIISQCNIYEAQRKKEVFRYMEEQATDRDQSSSGHIRSEGDLFLNGAQQCAADASDAPGDELGDFKVQDFYQSCSVQPTSMALKMLLQCCTGWQPVPLPADVSSSTQDDVDPADPAA